The sequence TCTGCCATTCCAGCGCCTCTAGCATCAATCCCCCCAGCAAATCGCCGCCCATCGTTATACCGGTCATAAGCTGCACTATTTTTTCCCGGAAAAATGGTCCGTAAAGATTGCCCCCTGTGGCAATGGCGATGGCAATAACGATGACCGTGCTCGCACTCACGCAAGCCAAAGCAGCCACCAAGGTGTCCCCCCAATTACGGCGTCACAACGACGCACACGACGCACACACTGTGTCAAAAAACAGAACAGGAGACTGTATGAAAGTCCCATGCTGCGGCGCGCTCCAGGCCGCTCTCAAGGTCTGCGCTGTCGCTAGCCTGCTGGCAGGCGTCTCGCCAGGATTCGCGCAATCGAGCGTCCAGCTTTATGGCCTGGTGGACGAATGGGCTGGCGCGGAAAAACTGCCTGGCAGCGAGCGCGCATGGCAAGTATCTGGCGGTGGCATGTCCACTTCGTTCTGGGGCCTGAAGGGCACGGAAGATCTGGGCGGAAGCTATAAAGCGGTATTCGCGCTGGAGAGTTTTTTCCGTGCAGAAAGCGGCCAGTACGGGCGCTTCACTGGCGATACCTTTTTTGCCCGCAACGCTTACGTCGGGATTGATTCGCCCTATGGCCGCCTGATCGCTGGCCGTCTGACCACCGAGCTCTTTCTCTCAACCATTCTCTTCAATCCGTTCGGCGACTCTTATACCTTTTCGCCGATGGTCTATCACACGTATCTTGGGCTCGGCACTTTTCAGCCCTACATCACGGATCAGGGCTCGGTGGGTGATTCTGGCTGGAGCAACGCGGTGCAATACTCCTCGCCCGGTTTCAATGGCTTGAACCTCAATGCGATGTACGCAATGGGCAACTCAGCCGGACAAAACAGTGCGAAAAAATGGAGCGCGCAATTGAATTACGCCCGAGGGGCATTCGCGGCTACCGGGGTGTTTCAGTACCTGAATTTCAACAGCACGCCCGGCGACCTGACAGGGCTCGTCACCGGCCTGAAAAGCCAGAGCATCGCGCAACTCGGTATGACCTACGATCTGGCCTTCGTGAAGCTGTACGGCCAGTACATGTACACAAAAAACGATCAGGCAGAGCAAGGTAGCTGGCATGTCAACACTGCCCAGGGCGGGGTCGCCATCCCTGCCGGGCCAGGCAAAGTGCTGGCGTCCTACGCCTGGTCGCGTGATGGCGGCGGGCTCGACCAGACCCGTCAAACCTGGGCTATCAGCTACGACTATTCGCTATCGCCGCGCACCGATATCTACGCGGGTTATCTGAACGACCATCTCAGCGGTCAATCGAACGGCAACACCTTCGGCGCCGGCATCCGCTCCCGCTTCTGAACCCCAGCGCGCACTTGCTGCGCCCAATCATGCCGTGCAAAAAATTGCCGCGCGTGGCCCGGAAAGAGCCACGCGCGGCAATCAGTGCCATGTCAGCGCACCCTGCAGCTAATCAGTTTTTCCCGGCAGTCTCTGCGCGTAACGCCGCCGTTGTGCCGCGCACATCGCGCCACGCAGGTTGCTGCGCGAAATGCTCACGCAGATAGCCCACCAGCGCGCTGATCTGGTCATCGTTCAAGCTATGACGAAAACCAGGCATATAACCCAGGTCGCTTTTCGCCGGATGGGTAACGCCATCGAGGATCGTGCGAATCAGGTTATCGGGACGCTCGGCATGGAGGTTCGTATTGAACGCCAGTGAAGGTCGCACGCCAAACAGGTGCGGTCCGCTGCCATCGTGGTGGCACGCCATGCAGGCGCTCGAGAAAATACGGGCACCTTCTCCCGTCACCGGTTGCATGCGGCCGTAGGTTTGCGCCCGCAGCTCGGCCGCACGTTTGACCTGTGCTTCAGCGTCTGGCGGCTTTTTGCCGAACGAGGCCAGATAAGTCGCCAGGGCATCCAGATCATCTTCTGGCAAGCCGGACACACCGTCGATCACGGGTGCCATCGGCCCGCCTGCAATGCCGTGCAAAGGCGTGAAGCCTTGCCGCAGGTAGCTGCTGAGATCAGCCTGGGTCCATGGAATCGGCGCAGGCGAAGCCGCGTTCAGCGCGGGCACATCCCAACCGTCAGCCACGCCGCCACCAAAATGCGCCGCACCGCCGCGCTCCGCGCCCAGAAAATTACGCGGCGTATGACATGCGCTGCAGTGTCCGAGACCTTCCGCCAGATAAGCGCCGCGATTCCACTCGATGCTCTTGCTGGGGTCATTCTTGAGCGGCCCGCTCTTGTGAAACAACAGATTCCAGCCCGCCATCAAGTAACGCTGGTTAAACGGGAATGGCAACTGCGTAGCGGGCGTGGGCTCATTCACCGGCTTCTGGCTCATCAGATACGCGTAGAGCGCCTTCAGATCGTCATCGCTGGTGTGCGTAAACGCGGTGTACGGAAACGCGGGGTAAAGATGCCGGCCTTCGCGGTCGATGCCGTGGCGCATCGCCCGTTCAAACGCTTCATATGACCAACTGCCGATTCCGTGTTGCGGATCGGGCGTGAGATTGGTGCTGTAGATCGTGCCGAATGGCGTGGCAAGCGGACGCCCCCCCGCATTACGCGCCCCGCCATCGCGGGTATGGCACACCGCGCAATCGCCCAGCGCTGCCAGGCGCTGACCCAGCGCAATTTGTGCGGAATCGAAACGCACGGCGGCCGGCGGCGTGATCGGCGCAATGCGTGGCTGCCAAACCAGGGCGATGCCACAGGCGATCAGCAAAGCAAGGCAAACGATGCTCCAGAGAACTTTGTTTTTGGTTTTCATGATTAAAAAGAAAGTGCTGCGGGCGCGTGCTTCCGTGACAGAAGCGCGCGCCAGATTCAGGCAGGGTTGTGCTGTTGCAAGGCAGCCTTGACGCGCTCAGGCGTGAAAGGCACTTGCCGCAGACGCACGCCTGTGGCATCGAAAATCGCA is a genomic window of Paraburkholderia bonniea containing:
- a CDS encoding porin gives rise to the protein MKVPCCGALQAALKVCAVASLLAGVSPGFAQSSVQLYGLVDEWAGAEKLPGSERAWQVSGGGMSTSFWGLKGTEDLGGSYKAVFALESFFRAESGQYGRFTGDTFFARNAYVGIDSPYGRLIAGRLTTELFLSTILFNPFGDSYTFSPMVYHTYLGLGTFQPYITDQGSVGDSGWSNAVQYSSPGFNGLNLNAMYAMGNSAGQNSAKKWSAQLNYARGAFAATGVFQYLNFNSTPGDLTGLVTGLKSQSIAQLGMTYDLAFVKLYGQYMYTKNDQAEQGSWHVNTAQGGVAIPAGPGKVLASYAWSRDGGGLDQTRQTWAISYDYSLSPRTDIYAGYLNDHLSGQSNGNTFGAGIRSRF
- a CDS encoding cytochrome c, whose product is MKTKNKVLWSIVCLALLIACGIALVWQPRIAPITPPAAVRFDSAQIALGQRLAALGDCAVCHTRDGGARNAGGRPLATPFGTIYSTNLTPDPQHGIGSWSYEAFERAMRHGIDREGRHLYPAFPYTAFTHTSDDDLKALYAYLMSQKPVNEPTPATQLPFPFNQRYLMAGWNLLFHKSGPLKNDPSKSIEWNRGAYLAEGLGHCSACHTPRNFLGAERGGAAHFGGGVADGWDVPALNAASPAPIPWTQADLSSYLRQGFTPLHGIAGGPMAPVIDGVSGLPEDDLDALATYLASFGKKPPDAEAQVKRAAELRAQTYGRMQPVTGEGARIFSSACMACHHDGSGPHLFGVRPSLAFNTNLHAERPDNLIRTILDGVTHPAKSDLGYMPGFRHSLNDDQISALVGYLREHFAQQPAWRDVRGTTAALRAETAGKN